ATTCCGTTTTGATCGTGTTCCACCACAATTTTTTCGTGTTCTTCTGCCTGTGAACGCCAGATTTCAAATTTCACTTCGTCTGCGTCCTCTACTTTTTCTGTTCCATAAGTTATCTTGGCTTCAAACGTGATTTCCTCATTTAATTCGGCTTTTTCAGGATTTGCTGTCAACTCAACTTCTAAAAACTGCGGTTCCTCTTCCACTTCCTGCTGTGAACATCCTGTCATAATCAGACCTATCAATGCTGCCAATAACACTACCAACATTCGTTTCATTTAATATACCCCTTAATTAATTTTGTGAAATCTTGCTTCTAAAAGAGCTTGCATTGACTTTGGCAACGCTCAGTTTGATCCCTGAAACGCTATAATTCCACGGCTGGAAAATAGAGAGTAATGGTCGTACCATGTCCTAGCTCACTTGATATTTCCATTTTACCATCATGAAGCTCGACTAATTTATCAACAATCGCCAGACCCAAACCTGTACCTCCGTCTGCTCTGGACCTTGCCTTATTCACTCTATAAAAGCGTTCAGTCAGCTTTTTTATATCCTCTTCTGGTATTCCCGTCCCAGTGTCTTCAATCTCGACTTTACAGCCATAGGCATCCTTTGCAAGTCTGATTAAAATCCTGCCGCCACTCTCAGTATAGCGGATCGCATTGTCAATGAGGTTCTGGAAAATCTGCTCGAGTCTTCCTTCATCACCATTAATAATGATATCCGGATCAAGATTAAGTGTTAGGCTGATCTTCTTTTCATCCAGGGCTGGACCGTACTTGATAATAAAATCTTCGATTAGCTGTGCCAGCGGGAAAGGACTTTTCATTAAACTATATTCATCTGCATCCAGTCTTGATAAATCAAGCAAATCTTGAACAAGCTTTACCATTCTGCCGGATTCCCTGTTTATTAGCTTTAAATATTTATTCTTCTCATCAGGCTCTTTTATCATCCCTGTTTCCAACGCCTCGCTATAGCCTTTTATATAGCTTATAGGAGTCCTTAATTCATGGGAAACATCTGCAAGGAATTCCCTCTTTTTCTCATCTTCTTTTTGTACAGACTCGGACATATGGTTGAAAGCTTTTGCCAGCTGACCAATTTCGTCTTCAGATTTGATATTTACACGTGCAGAGTAATCTCCTCCAGATACCCTTTCAGCTGCCTCCTTCATGGCAGCAAGAGGCCTGGTTAGCTTTCTAAGCATTTTAAACCCAAGGAAAGCGGCAATGATAATGAACAGTACTCCGCCAATCAGCCATAAAAAAGAGAAATCGACAGTCAGCTCGGAAATTTTAGCAAGGGGAACATATAAATAA
This portion of the Mesobacillus sp. S13 genome encodes:
- a CDS encoding FixH family protein; the protein is MKRMLVVLLAALIGLIMTGCSQQEVEEEPQFLEVELTANPEKAELNEEITFEAKITYGTEKVEDADEVKFEIWRSQAEEHEKIVVEHDQNGIYSLKKSFDEEGTYYIISHVTARRMHNMPKIEFIVGSPSEPEEEGKSSEMKMDDKDSESEDQHGH
- a CDS encoding sensor histidine kinase, whose product is MISFSDSLFKKLWLTVTATILVTVLYSFFLSYLFYEKLYVDIVEDSLIEEGYRLASDYPGGPLTDEMKEQVEWYNEKSESEVFLVSNPKELSACLPYSIDYETLIGKEEREQLLNGEPVMKSGFEERFGRKILAVAIPLLDDNRLEGIIYLYVPLAKISELTVDFSFLWLIGGVLFIIIAAFLGFKMLRKLTRPLAAMKEAAERVSGGDYSARVNIKSEDEIGQLAKAFNHMSESVQKEDEKKREFLADVSHELRTPISYIKGYSEALETGMIKEPDEKNKYLKLINRESGRMVKLVQDLLDLSRLDADEYSLMKSPFPLAQLIEDFIIKYGPALDEKKISLTLNLDPDIIINGDEGRLEQIFQNLIDNAIRYTESGGRILIRLAKDAYGCKVEIEDTGTGIPEEDIKKLTERFYRVNKARSRADGGTGLGLAIVDKLVELHDGKMEISSELGHGTTITLYFPAVEL